In the genome of Cyclopterus lumpus isolate fCycLum1 chromosome 19, fCycLum1.pri, whole genome shotgun sequence, the window CAACAGCATTTCCATATAGACAAATATGAAAGTGCTTTGGGAACAACCAAGACTCATCCTGCGGTAGTGCACTTCATctctcacaaagacacaccTGTGGGTAAGAAGaattatttttacatatttagactttatttataaaatggAATCTTATTGTAAATGacatatattaaaatgtgatcGCCTTGgggcaataaaaacacatcagtgtaGAAAAGTCGGTGATtccaattttttattttttatcctgCGTTAtggataaaaataataaaaagtgtcaAAGAATACATTATGGCTGCAACTATTATTTTCGTTACCAATCGATTGGAGCATTTTCTTACTTAATCAATTATTCATTTGGCCTAAAAAAATGGCAGGAAAATGTATTTGGAAGCATTTGGTTCCAGTCAAGGATTTTAGATTTTGAAGAAAAAAGCTCTCTACAACGTGTAAATATGATCATTTTGTTAGGAATTAATTTAACTCAATCATCTTTCTTTAATATGGTTCACTAAAATAATTTCAATTTACAGCCTGAAAACAATCTCGGACCTCCACTGAAGGGAAAACAGTTCAACCAGCTTCATTTGATTTGTATAACAACTTGTATATTTTATATCCTAGGGAGAAAAAAATGCTCCATCTGGTAATTTTACTGCTAGCTTCAAGTAAGTGTCTTTGTGTAAATGGTCAAATTAAAATTCACAATGTCATAACCATTATGCTTGATTTATTTGACAATGTGGTGGGTGTTCGCCTGCAGGTGGCGTCACTCTGTGCTCACACATTGATCGAGAGTATTACCTGGTAAACAAGGATAAGAGTTGGGATGAGGCCCAGAGGTACTGCAGAGAGACCTACATGGATCTCGCTACCATTGGCAACCGGGATGACCTGAAGAGGTTCATGGACATCGCAGAAGCCAGTGGTGTGAGTAGAGAAGCCTGGATTGGTATGAGAGAGGGCGGAGCGGCCTCCTGGATGTGGTCTGAAGGAGAAACTCAGACCGGTCCCGGATTAGCTGTGTACACTAACTGGGCCAGAGTACCTGATCCCTCTCACCACTGTGGCAGCATGAGGGAAGATGGGAAATGGATCAGTACCCTCTGTGAAACAACACTTCCTTTTATCTGTCATGAAGGTAAGATGGCTCTAATTCCACCAGCATTGCCTTAGAGAGTGATGCCACTCGTCTTTTTGAAGGTCAGCTGCGTGACCTCATTGTTATTCCCTTTCATTGATAGATCATtcgcttagcataaagactggaaacgggtaGTCTGGATCTGGGTCCACCTACCAGAACCTTTAACGTTCTAACATCATATCCGGCTTGTGTTATTCATATAAAAACTGAAGTGTAAAATTTCACCACACAGTCATTGCTGCTGGACAATAAATAGTCAACCAGTTTCCAGCCAGTGCTTATACACTAAAGCAAATATACTATTTAAAATGATGTCCCGTGTGCCAATAGATCCCCTAAATGCTACCTAGACAAGGTTCCTTTAACTGAGGAAATATTTTTGGTTCCTTTTTGGGGCATTTCTGGGCAAAGAGAGAGAATTGTAACATGCGATACAAGGTGCAGCCAGAATTGACGGTGTGCTGCTTTGGTTTACaccattcttttaaaaaatctgacTTTTTGCAACAATTCAAACGTGATATGAGTGGAGTATCTCTTTAAGTGCATGCAACacagtgtgtatttttttccccccattctcTTCAAACGTTTTAACCTCTACaatacattttgcaatattCACAGATGGGAAGTCCAGTGGGTTTTATGTTGTCAAACTAGAGAAGTCATGGAGGCAAGCCCAAAAGCACTGTCGCCTGAGAGCTGTTGACTTGCCTAGTGTGAGGAGCCACATTGAAAACCAGgcattaaagaaaatgtttggtAAAAATGGGAAATTCTCGTCCTTTTGGATCGGTTTGTTCAGAGATGAGTGGAAATGGTCGGACCAGAGTGACAGTTCCTTCAGATACTGGGACGACTCTCAGCCAAATCATGATGGATTATGTGCATTGTTTAGTATCTCTCACAGGACCTGGTATGACAGAGGTTGTTCTACCCGCCTTCCCTTCTACTGCTATATTGGTGAGCATTTAATATCTGATTCAGTCAAGTACagtatattttttctttaaatgtcatCCTAAACATGAGTGATTCGACAAAACAAACCGaaagtatttgttgttttttgtttagccAAAGGAGCCAAAAAATGGAAAGTTGTGAGGGTGGAAATGAAGTCAAGTTCATCCTTAGACTTTAATGACTCTGCTGTGAGTGAAGCCATTTTAAACCAAGTAAGTTTCTGTCGACTCTAAAATAGGTGCTGCTGTCAAGAAGTTGTCTTCTCACTACCAGAGTAGTAAACATGTGATCATAATAGTAACATAATAAATAGATAACTTGAAGGAATGTTCCTTCTTCTTGTCTCCATAGGTCCAACAAAGGTATGACACGGTCAAGCTTCAGTGGAGAGTCCAGCCCGACGGGAAGatatttcataaaaaagaaaagaagaagacataAAGTTGCCAATATGAAATTATCTGCACTGACATACAAGACTTGACTATTACTCCTGATCACCTGCAAGTGCACATTATTTGAGAATATAAAAACAGAGTAAAAATATGAGGAATTAAACCAGAACCAGCTTGGGGATTTTTTACTCTATcagaaattaattattatattttacagaCAGCAAACATCACTGTTTGACCCATTTGAAATGCTGCACTTTTGATGCATTTggcaaataataattatttttaaaagtaaattACTTCAACAGTTTATACCTTGCATTATGTGCATTGCATTTTTCTGAAATTGTGCAGATATGTGTGCGAGAAGCATT includes:
- the LOC117749093 gene encoding snaclec 3-like, encoding MLHLVILLLASSGVTLCSHIDREYYLVNKDKSWDEAQRYCRETYMDLATIGNRDDLKRFMDIAEASGVSREAWIGMREGGAASWMWSEGETQTGPGLAVYTNWARVPDPSHHCGSMREDGKWISTLCETTLPFICHEDGKSSGFYVVKLEKSWRQAQKHCRLRAVDLPSVRSHIENQR